In the Calditrichota bacterium genome, one interval contains:
- the mscL gene encoding large conductance mechanosensitive channel protein MscL: MLKEFKEFAMRGNVVDMAVGIIIGAAFGTIVKSLVADVIMPPIGLLLGNVDFSNLFIVLKSGAQAGPYLSLAAAQDAGAVTLNYGVFVNTVISFIIVAFAVFMIIRAINRIQRQEEAPAPAPTTKECPFCLSTIPIKATRCPHCTSELSA; encoded by the coding sequence ATGCTCAAAGAATTCAAAGAATTTGCCATGCGCGGAAATGTCGTGGATATGGCAGTAGGTATCATTATTGGCGCGGCGTTCGGTACCATCGTGAAATCTCTGGTGGCGGACGTCATCATGCCGCCTATCGGCTTGTTGCTGGGGAATGTTGATTTCTCCAATTTGTTCATCGTTCTCAAATCCGGAGCGCAGGCAGGTCCCTATCTTTCTTTGGCAGCGGCGCAGGACGCCGGTGCGGTAACTTTGAATTACGGCGTTTTTGTTAATACCGTGATTAGTTTCATCATTGTGGCGTTTGCCGTTTTTATGATTATTCGGGCGATCAATCGTATACAGCGACAAGAAGAGGCTCCGGCGCCAGCGCCGACGACAAAAGAGTGCCCGTTTTGCCTGAGCACCATTCCCATCAAAGCGACGCGTTGCCCGCATTGTACGTCGGAATTATCGGCATAG